The window AACATGTCCTATTGGCTGCTCGCCATCGGCCGCAGCAGGTGGTCCTGCGCACGACCAAGCCAGCGCTGCCCTCAAGGCCCGCGAAGCCTCCGACCTGCTCACCACCGCCGGGGAGACCGAACACGCGGCGTTCTGGCGCTACGTCCAGGCGCACGCCCTGTTCAACCGGGGCCGCACCGAGGACCTTGCGGCGGCCCGCGCCGCGCTGGAAGACGTGATCAACAACGGGCCCCGCACGGCATGGTTTCGACGCCTGAGCCGCACCGTCGAAGACCTCCAAGGCCACGAGCCGAAAGCCGACGACACCGACCGCTTCTTCCTGGCCTGGGACGAATGGTGCCGCGAAGTCGGCGGCAAACTCGACCGTGCCCTCTCCATTGGCCGCACCATGCTCACCGGCAGCCACGACGAGCAGTGCGAGGGCCTGCGGGTACTCGCCCGGCTGGTCGGCGCCTCCGGCGAACGACCCATTCGGGCCGAGCAGAGCGCGACCGATTGCCGCTGGACGTGGTCCACGGTCAAGAGAGGCGAGCGCCGGGTCTGGGAAGTCAAGACCGGCGAGCCCAACCCCGTTGACCGCGATGACGTCGACCAATTGCTAGGGCAGATCGAGGTCGAGACCAAGCGCGCGCTGAAGACACGGACCTACGCCGACCGGTCCCTCTACCTCGGGCTGGACCCCAACTTCGCCTCGATCCTGGCCGACCCCGCCGTTCGTGCGTCGATCCCCGAGGGCACCGGACCAACTGTCCGCGCGGCGTTGGAACTGTACGACCAGGGATGGTCCGCCACCATCGACGCCTGCCGCACCTTCTGGCAAACACCGGCGCCAAGCTCCGGTGCCGCCGAGTCCGCGAGTCTGGCGGCACCTGGCCGTAAGTCGCGCCCCGGACGCAGCGCGGGCGGTAGCGGCGACGTGGCCAGCGCCGACGCCGAGGTGTCCGCAGCCACCGACCTGTGGATGGGCGTCGGTGCGGTTGGCGCGGCCCAGCGCCTGGGTCATCCGCTGGCCAACGCGATGACGCATGAGGCCGGCGTCGCCGAGGTAGGCGACCACGAACCGCTCGAACTCACTGCTGGCCTGTGGGACCGTGGTGATGATGACGAGCTTGCAGATCTCGCCCGCGAGGTCCAGGCCGTCGTAACGGCCAGCGGTGGCGCGGACAACCACCGGTTTATGTCTACCCAGCGAACGACCGGATCAGGTTTGGCTGAGAGTCGGCGCCGTTGAACAGTTTCGACCACTGCTCGACGTACTCGATGTCGCCGCCGAGCCAGTTGGCGATGGAATCCGCCTGCCCGCCGACGACCAGGATCTCTAGCTGGCGCTAATGACCTCTTAGGTGTGAACTATGCCTGAAACTGCGCCTGACCTGCGGAAACAGGACTTCCGCAGGTCAGGCGATTCCGTCCAGGGACGTTCAAGACCTTTCAGCGCAGTTGAACGCACCGCTTTGCTCCCCGTTTGCTCCCCACGCTGCTCCCCGGCCAGCGGATCTTCCTGTTCAACGGGTGGGTGCCTAGGGCAGCGATCCGGGGGAGTGGTTGGCTCAGTGAGTGCGACGATCTTGGCGCAGAGTGCCCGTGATGGTGCGGCTGGCCACGACAACGGGTCGGGGGCGCCCTGGTGCCGTGACCAGCCGCAGGTCACCGACAGACCGAGGGGGACCTTTCGGTGCCTGTTCATGGTGACCTGTTCATTCTCACGGTGCGGCACGTGGCGGTCTAGCGACGGCGCCACGATGTGCACTTTGATGCCATTCGACTTGCACAAAGGCCCACACGCAAATCTGGATCCACTGATCTCCCTGAGCTATTGGATGGCGGTGCCCCTCTCTAGAAGCGCAAGCGTGCGCACGCGTTCCCTGTATCGCACGTCTGCCCCGATGACCACGGCCTAGATCCGCTGTCAGCACGAGGCGTCTCCGTACTCGAGCGGAGTCACGACGTTGAGGTGTTGTGCTGGTACGGGTCGGGCAGGGATTCCGAGCGTGAGTGAGTCGCGGTGGCAGTGTCTCCAGTCGTCGACTGGGCACTTGCTTCGCTGAACGCCCTGTGAGACGCAGCTCGCGCTGGATCTCACACACACAAGTGGAACCACGTCTGCCGGGCTGGCTATGAGCTGGGCGCATAACCATGTGCGGGAGTGACCTACAAGACGGGAACGGTCCCGTTACCACTACGTGCGTCACTGAGCTGGCGACGACAGTCCAACAGGATCGTTTCGCGGTGTTGAAAGCGTCGATCATGTGGCTCTGCACTGATTCTTCGTCTCGGTTCGATGCTGTTGGCGGCCGCCAACAGCATCGAACCTTCACCTGCGACGTGGGTAGTCTCAGGGTGAGCGACCCTAGTCCTCGCCGAGGTAGGCCGCACGCACACGGGTGTCGGCCAGCAGGTCGTGACCCGGGCCTTCCAGCGTCGTACGACCCAGGTCGACCACGTAACCGCGGTCGGACAAGGCGAGAGCAGCCAGGGCGTTCTGCTCGACCAGCAGGATCGTCGTGCCCTGCGACTGCAGCTCGGAGATGGTGTCGAAGATGCGCTGGGTCATGATCGGCGACAACCCCATCGAGGGCTCGTCGAGCATGAGCAGGCGCGGCTTGGACATCATCGCCCGGCCGATGGCGAGCATCTGCTGCTCACCACCGGAGAACAGGCCCGCCTTCTGGTTGCGGCGCTGTCCGAGCACCGGGAACAGTTCGTAGACCCGCTCCATGTCCTTCGCGACGCCGTTGTCCTTGCGGACGTAGGCGCCCAGGTGCAGGTTCTCCTCGACCGTCATTCGGCCGAAGAGCCGCCGTCCCTCGGGGCAGTGCGACACACCCTTTTCCAGGATCTCGTGCGCGGCGGCGTCGGCGATCGACTTCCCCTCGAACAGGATGTCGCCCGCCTTGGGCCGCAGGAGCCCGGAGATGGTGCGCAGCGTCGTGGTCTTGCCCGCGCCGTTGCTGCCGATGAGGCTGACGATCTGGCCCTCTTCGACGGAGAACGAGACGTCCCGGACGGCTTCGATCGCGCCGTAGGCGACGCTGAGGTTGCGTACCTCTAGCAGTGCGGTCACTGCTGTCCTCCCTCGTTGGGGCGTGGATCGCGGATCGGCTCCATGATCGCGGTGCGCTCAGCCGCGCTGTCCCGATGATGGGTTTCCGACGCGTAGCCGAGCACCTCCGCCTGGACCTCCTCCGGGGGCTTGCCGAGGTAGGCCTCGATGACCCGGGGGTCAGCGCGGACGACCTCGGGGGTGCCCTCCACGAGCAGTTCGCCCTGCACGAGAACCGACACGTGGTCACACAGCGAGAAGATGAACTTCGTGTCGTGCTCGATGACCACCACGGCGATGCCCAGCCCGCGGATCGCGAAGATCAGCTGTCGGGCGGCCTCGGTCTCCTGCGGGTTCATGCCCGCCGTCGGCTCGTCGAGCAGCAGGACGGCCGGGTCGGTGGCCAGTGCTCGGGCGATCTCCAGGCGGCGCTGGTCGCCGTAGGGCAGGTTCCGCGCGAGTTCGTCGTCCAGACCGGACAGACCGACGAAGTCGAGCAGCTCCAGGCCGCGCTTCCGCGCGTCGGCCTCGCCCTTCTTGAACGCGGGGCCGTGGAACAGCGACGCGAGGGGGCCCTGCTTCATCCGCGAGTGCCGTCCCACCAGGACGTTCTCCAGCGCGGTCATGCTGGGGAACAGCCGGATGTTCTGGAACGTGCGCGCCACACCCGCGACGGTGACCGCGGCCGGGTCGCTGGGCAGCGTGCGCCCCTTGAGCCGGACCGAGCCGCGGCTCGGGGTGTAGAGGCCGGTGAGGCAGTTGAAGAACGTGGTCTTGCCCGCGCCGTTGGGACCGATCAGCCCGAGGATCTGGCCCTCGTGCAGCTCGATGTTGACGTTCTTGAGCGCGGTCAGACCACCGAAGATCATCGTGACGTCGGTCGCCGAGAGCACCGGCGTGTTGCTCGTCGTGGTCATCGGGCCACCTCCGCCTTGGCGCCGCCGGGGGTGTCGTCGGGCACGTTGAGCTCCTCGATCGGCCGCCCTTCGGCGCCCTCGTTGGCCAACTCGGCACGTCGGTGCCGGTCGGGCACCAGGCCTTGCGGGCGGAACCGCATGATCAGCACGAGCGCGAAGCCGAACAGGATCAGGCGGTAGTCGGAGAACTCACGCAGCTTCTCCGGCAGCACCAGCAGCAGCGCCGCACCCAGGACGGCGCCGGGGATGGACCCCATGCCGCCGAGGATGACCGCCGCGAGCAGCGTGACCGACTCGATGAACTGGAAGCTGTCGTAGGCCACCGTCGAGGTCTTGTGCGCGAACACCGCACCGGCCACACCGGCCAGGGTCGCGCCGATCAGGAAGGCGAGGATCTTCGCCTGCCCGGTCTTGATACCCATGGCGCGCGCGGCGTCCTCGTCCTCGCGGATCGCGATCCAGGCACGGCCGATCCGCGAGTTCTTCAGGTTCGCGAACACGACCATGACCAGCGCGACGAGCACGACGATCAGCACGTAGTACAGGACACCCGAGGGCAGCTTGACCGCGCCGATGGTCAGCGAGTCGTCGAAGCCCTTGCCGAACGCGCTCAGCGGCGGCACACCGGGGATCGCGTTCGCGCCACCGGTCAGGCCGCCGATGTCGTTCTGCGCCGACTTCTTGAAGATCTCACCGAAGGCCAGCGTCACGATCGCCAGGTAGTCACCTCGCACGCGCAGCGTCGGCGAGCCGACCACCGCGCCGAAGATGCCCGCGACGACCGCGGCGATGATCGCGGCCACGATGAACGGCAGCTCACCCTCGATGCCCAGCTTGGACGTCACCGCACCGGAGAAGTTCGCCGCGACGAACGCGCCGATGCCCAGGAACGCCACATAACCGAGGTCGAGCAGACCGGCGAGGCCGACGACGATGTTCAGACCGATCGCGGTCGCGGCGTAGACGCCGATGTTGGCCGCGGTGGTCATCCAGTAGTCGGTGCCCGCCTCGGTGAACGGCAGCGCCAGCGCGCAGGCCAGCAGCACGATGATGCTGAACCACTTGTGCTCGTCCGACAGCCGCGAGATCCAGCCGGTCAGGCCGATCCCGTGCAGCGCGCCGAGCGCGCCTGCCAGGAAGCCCAGCAGCGACAGGAAGATCGGGCCCGCGTACGGGTTGCCGACACCGCCCTGTCCACCGGCGTTGAGCATCATCGCCACGATCAGCAGCAGACCGACGAACGCGACCACCAACACCGCGTAGGCGACCAAGAAATGAACCTTGGTGTCCCAGTGCGGGATGGGCTCGATCTCCCCGGCGTTGGCCGAGACGACGATCAGCACGCCGGCGACGATGGCGACGATGCCGCCGAAGGCGTACTTGCCGTCGATCGCGGTGATCGCGCCGAGGCCGCCGCCGCCGAACAGGATGAACAGGGTGTTGATGATCGCCACCCCGAGCAGGCCCCAGCCGAGCGCGCGCTGCACCCGGTTGCGGACCTTGAGCGGGGTGAACACGACCACCAGCACCGCGATGCCCAGCAGCAGCGTGTGCAGGCGGAACCCGCTCACCGCGAACGGCGCGTCGAAGAACTGCAGGGTGGCCTTGTCGGGGTAGGCGCCGTCATTGAGGGTGAACGTCACCCACGGCAGCAGCGCCGCGATGATCGCGAGCACGCCACCGACGATGGTGAGCGTCCGCGCGAGCGCCGGGCTCAATGTCTCCTTGAGGCTCATGCGCGCACCCTTTCCGGCTCACCGAACAGACCCTGCGGCCGGAACACCAACACCGCGATCAGGATGACGAAGATCCACACCAGGTCGTACTGCGTCCCGCCGGGCATGTACTGGCCCGACAGCGTCTTGACGATCCCGATGGCGAACCCGCCGATGACCGCGCCCTTGATGCTGCCGACGCCGCCCAGCACCGCCGCGGTGAACGCGAAGATGCCGTAGAGGAAGCCGACTTCGGTGTCGACGTTGGTGATCTGGATGCCGTAGAGCACGCCCGCGATGCCCGCAAGGGCGGCACCGATGACGAAGGTCAACACGATCGTGCGGTTCGGGTTGACGCCCATCAGCCGGGCGGTGTCCGGGTCCTGCGCGGTGGCGCGCATGGCTCGGCCCATCCGGGACTTGGTGATGTAGGTCTGCAGGACCACCGCACCGACGATCGAGACCGCGATCATCAGCAACGCGGTCGACCCGATGGTGATCGTGCCGCCGAAGACCTCAAGGGTGTACTGCTTGTCGATGAAGACCCGCGGGAACGGGACCGGAGCGGTCGCGCCCGGGTACCACAGGCGGACCGCTTCCTTCAGAACGACCGAGACCCCGAGCGCGGTGATCAACGGAGCCAGCCGGGGCGCGTTGCGCAGCGGACGGTAGGCGAACCGTTCCATGATCACCGCAAGGATCACGGCGACGAGCGCACCACCAAGAGCCATCAAAGGAAGAGCGACCCACCAGTCGCTCTTCCAGCTATCGGGCAGGACATAGGAGTAAGTCGCGAGCGAGGCGAACCCGCCCACCATGAAGACCTCGCCATGGGCGAAGTTGATCAACTGGATGATGCCGTACACCATCGTGTAGCCCAGCGCGATGAGCGCGATCAAGCCGCCCAGCACGAGGCCGTTAATAAGCTGCTGTAGCAGCGTGGCCACGCCTACCTCCACAATTGCGTGGGGCGAGCAGGTTGGCTCGCCCCACGGTGTTGGTCTCTTGCTCGCCTAGATAGCGAGCGCGATCAAATTGAAGCGGAACTTTCACCAAGTCATGACGATTGAGGTGTGCGGATTCCTTTTCCTGTCAATGACAACCGAATCGGTTCGTATCCCCGTGCTGCGGGACCTATGGTTTGGCCATATCGATCGGATGATGTCGCCTAGTCGCACCGGTCAGTGCCTCTCGTTTAGCGGGCGAAGGACCTCACCGTTTGCACTATCGCTTCTGCGACTGGAAGCCATCGTCGTGTCGGGTCGACCGGACAGGTCCAACTCGCCGGTTCGTTACTGATAACGCTCGGAGGGAGCGGTACGGTGCCCGGGCTGTGGAGAATTGAAACAGCAGGCGGCAAGCCAACCTGCGACCACACCTCACCGTTTCCGTCCGCGATAAACATCGACCTGTTGACACCGCCAAGACTGATCAGGGGTGCGTGAATCCCGTAGCTAATCAATCGTGTGAGAGTTCGCTCCGCGAGAACAGTTGGCATCACGAGCGCCAATTGCCCTCCGTTCAGTCTTAGCTCAACTTTCTCGCCGACGCGAATGGTCGGCCAGGCCATCATTGCTCGATACCAGTCTGTGGCATCGGACAGCTCGTGGAATCCATGTGGGAAGGGAGCCACCTCGCCGAGGGCTCCGTTTCCGTCGACTCGCGTCCCGCCGTTCACGGTTCAACCATCTCTCGGTCGAGTCAGGGGCAATCGTGCTGTGCAGTGTGGGCGTCAATGGCACGGACTGGGCGGAGGTTCGATGTCGCATCGCTGGCTGACTCAAGGGGTCGACAAAGGCATTTATGAAAGGGTGGTGACACCCTGGTGCCGCGGTGTTCGCCATCAGACGCCGGTCGGCCGGGGGTGCATCTCGATAGTCCGGCTGGTAAGTCTCTCAACGACCGGGGATGGTCACTCGTCCGTGGCCAACTCGTCACATCCTCCTGCTTCTCGTCGACGTATCCGCCGTATGTCGTGAAATAGCCAACCTATGGATTCACCCCAGCCTGAACACTCGGTGGACGCAGAGTGTCTAACTTATCCTGTAGTGACGGGCCGTGTTGTTCAATCCGATCGACTGGTCTTGCCTGTTCTTACATAAAGTTGTGTCCGATTGGGCGAACCAACTTTGGACAACCGAGCCGCGGACTGTGCGGTGTGCTCGCTGAACTCGAGTTGGCCGCCCAAGTCCGGGGCGCGGATCTGGTCAGTTCGATCGCCTTGCGCCCACACGGAAGACACGCGGACCGCGTGGCCGTCAAGGCTCCGCTGACTCATCGCCGAAGGCGTCCTGGCTTGTCCGCCAGAAGACGGATGGCCTTGAGTGCTTGCAATGCTTGACAACCGCAGGGATTCTGAGTGCTGTGTGTGGGCTGCTGGCGCCATTCGGGCGAGCAGCGCTCCCCTAGATCAGGGAGGGAGGCATCTCGTGCTGCCGTTCCTGACCAAGCAGTGCATAACCGGCGTGCCTGTCCCGGACGTGCGCGTGTGCGCCGCCCTGTGCAGGCAGGGACCGGTCACCGTGGCTCCGCGCAAGGAAATCCTGGAGCGGCACCGCGACGACGTCCGCGAGCGCATCCGCCAGTTGCTCGGGTGCCTCGACATCCTCGACTACAAGATCGACAATTACGACCGCCTCGCGCGGTCCCAGGAGGCTTCTGCATGAACACCCGTTTGTTGCGTGATTTGCGAGTCGGCGCCCAGGGGCTCGGCTGCCTGGGGATGAGCGGGTTCTACGGCAAGACCGACGACACCGAGTCGATCGCCACCATCCACGCCGCGCTCGACAACGGCGTCACCCTGCTCGACACCGCGGACATGTACGGCCCGCACACCAACGAGGTTCTGGTCGGCAAGGCCATCGCCGACCGTCGCGACCAGGTCGTCCTGGCCACGAAGTTCGGCGTCGTCCACGACCCGGCCAACGCCAAAGCTCGGAACTTGCGCGGCGACGCGGCGTACGTCCGGACCGCATGCGAGGCCTCATTGAAGCGGCTCGGGGTGGACCACATCGACCTGTACTACCAGCATCGGGTCGACCCGAACACGCCGATCGAGGAGACCGTCGGGGCGATGGCGGAGCTGGTGCGGGAGGGCAAGGTCCGCCACCTCGGCCTGTCGGAGGCGGGCGCGCAGACCATCCGCCGGGCGAACGCCGTCCACCCGATCACGGCACTGCAGAGCGAGTGGTCGCTGTGGACCCGGGACCTGGAGGACGAGGTCCTGCCGGTCGCGCGCGAGTTGGGTATCGGCATCGTGGCGTACTCCCCGCTGGGCCGCGGCTTCCTGACCGGGCGGTTCACCTCGCGGGCCGATCTGCCCGAGGGCGACCAGCGCGACCAGTTCCAGCCGCGCTTCACCGAGGGCAACTTCGAGCAGAACCTGGGCATCGCCGAACGGCTGCGCGCCATGGCCGCCGAGCGTGGGGTCACCGCGGGCCAACTTGCCTTGGCGTGGGTGCACAGCCGCGGCGTTGACGTCGTCCCGATCCCGGGCACGAAGCGTCGCACGTATCTGTTGGAGAATCTCGCCGCCGTCGATCTGATTCTCACCCCAGAGGACATCAAAGCCCTGGAAGCGGCCGTGCCGACACCGGCGGGTGCCCGCTACCTCCCGGAATACCTCAGCACCACCAACCGCTAGAGGAGGTGGGCGGCGACGGTGGCGTGCCGCCTGCCCCGCGAGGTGATGGCGATGCCGCAGTCACGGTAGCGCGCCGTGCGGAGGTTGTGGTTGCCCAGTTTGGGCCGCCCGAATTCCTCCACGCGGCCAGGCATTCATGTTCGGCGGCTACCGAAGCATCTTGAGCGGTCAGCTCCGCTTCGCCGTCGTCGTAGTCGGCGCCATCCAACACGCCGAGATCCGACAGGATCCACGGGGTGAACTCGTCGGTGCTCTCGGTCTTCGAGTCCTTGTGCATCACACTGTCCTCCGGAAACTCGACTGCCCGACAACTCCCTGCCCGGCAATCGAATGGGGCCGGGTCACCACGATTCCAGTCGGCGGTCGTGCTGGGGAGAGCTTCGCGGTGTCACGGAATGGACGCACCTGAAATGTGGCCCGAACGGACGTCCATCGCCTCGCCGCCGAGAGTCTGCAGCGACGCGTGCAGCGGAAGGAATCCTGGCCGACTCGACGCAGGGTGCAGGAGAGCCTATGAGCCAGAACGGTTCTTCCAGCGTTTCGACCAGGGATGCCTTGACGTCGTGTCGGGGCAACGAACGATGGTGCTTTGGGCAGACTCCGGCATCTCGTGTGGCGAGATGCCGCCCCAGTCACGCAACCTGGGTGCAGTCGAGGACGAACGGTGGGGGTTATGAACGAGCTTGAAAACGTACTGAGCGCGATGGGATGTGAATTGACGAGGTCTGGCCAACTAGAGGCGGCGCAGAATCTGCTCGAATTCAGGACGGCCACCGCAGCAGCTGGTGAATTGTTGGAAGCCATCGAACGAGGCGACCGCGCGTCCGTCGAGTTCCACACCGAACTACTCGGGCGTCAGGTGCGCGAAGGGCGACCGCTGAACTTCCAGGTCGACGGGTAGCCGGCGGTGTCTCGGTTTCCGGGCGGCGAAAGCGGCCATCGTGAAGATCGGTCGGACAGTCCTTTGTGGTCTGTATGCGAGGCCGCGTCGGGCGTCCACCTCGCAACTCTTCACAGGGATGTCGCTGCGGCCTGTCACGCGCTGTTGAGGTGTGGAAGGGAAGCATTGAGCGCCGACGCGCCGAGGGTGGTCAGGATGGCGGTTACGCGCTCACCTACCGCTGCCAGATTGGCAGCTCTGATGAGTCCCAGGTGTACAAGCCTGTGCACCGCGTTCTGGTCGCATGCCGCTAATCCGTCGATGAACATGTCGGGTTCGCAGCTGATGGTGAGCTGGGTGCGGCCGCTCGCCACCGCGCGCAGCAGGGCGAAGTCCCTGTGGGACAACATCGTCTCGTCTGTCATCTCGTCACCTCGAATGGTCGGCGTCAGATAAGGCCCTGACGGAGCGCGTAGCCCACGGCGTGGGCGCGATTGCGCAGGTTGAGCCTGCTCAACATGTTGTGCAGAACGTTCTTGACCGTGCGTTCGGAGTAGATCAACCGCTCAGCGATCTCAGCCGTGTCCAGTCCGTCCGCGAGCAGCCGGATGACTTCCGTCTCTCGCTGGGACAGGCCGCTCAGTGTGAGGTCGCGCGGC is drawn from Actinokineospora alba and contains these coding sequences:
- a CDS encoding ABC transporter ATP-binding protein — translated: MTALLEVRNLSVAYGAIEAVRDVSFSVEEGQIVSLIGSNGAGKTTTLRTISGLLRPKAGDILFEGKSIADAAAHEILEKGVSHCPEGRRLFGRMTVEENLHLGAYVRKDNGVAKDMERVYELFPVLGQRRNQKAGLFSGGEQQMLAIGRAMMSKPRLLMLDEPSMGLSPIMTQRIFDTISELQSQGTTILLVEQNALAALALSDRGYVVDLGRTTLEGPGHDLLADTRVRAAYLGED
- a CDS encoding ABC transporter ATP-binding protein, which produces MTTTSNTPVLSATDVTMIFGGLTALKNVNIELHEGQILGLIGPNGAGKTTFFNCLTGLYTPSRGSVRLKGRTLPSDPAAVTVAGVARTFQNIRLFPSMTALENVLVGRHSRMKQGPLASLFHGPAFKKGEADARKRGLELLDFVGLSGLDDELARNLPYGDQRRLEIARALATDPAVLLLDEPTAGMNPQETEAARQLIFAIRGLGIAVVVIEHDTKFIFSLCDHVSVLVQGELLVEGTPEVVRADPRVIEAYLGKPPEEVQAEVLGYASETHHRDSAAERTAIMEPIRDPRPNEGGQQ
- a CDS encoding branched-chain amino acid ABC transporter permease, coding for MSLKETLSPALARTLTIVGGVLAIIAALLPWVTFTLNDGAYPDKATLQFFDAPFAVSGFRLHTLLLGIAVLVVVFTPLKVRNRVQRALGWGLLGVAIINTLFILFGGGGLGAITAIDGKYAFGGIVAIVAGVLIVVSANAGEIEPIPHWDTKVHFLVAYAVLVVAFVGLLLIVAMMLNAGGQGGVGNPYAGPIFLSLLGFLAGALGALHGIGLTGWISRLSDEHKWFSIIVLLACALALPFTEAGTDYWMTTAANIGVYAATAIGLNIVVGLAGLLDLGYVAFLGIGAFVAANFSGAVTSKLGIEGELPFIVAAIIAAVVAGIFGAVVGSPTLRVRGDYLAIVTLAFGEIFKKSAQNDIGGLTGGANAIPGVPPLSAFGKGFDDSLTIGAVKLPSGVLYYVLIVVLVALVMVVFANLKNSRIGRAWIAIREDEDAARAMGIKTGQAKILAFLIGATLAGVAGAVFAHKTSTVAYDSFQFIESVTLLAAVILGGMGSIPGAVLGAALLLVLPEKLREFSDYRLILFGFALVLIMRFRPQGLVPDRHRRAELANEGAEGRPIEELNVPDDTPGGAKAEVAR
- a CDS encoding branched-chain amino acid ABC transporter permease, with the protein product MATLLQQLINGLVLGGLIALIALGYTMVYGIIQLINFAHGEVFMVGGFASLATYSYVLPDSWKSDWWVALPLMALGGALVAVILAVIMERFAYRPLRNAPRLAPLITALGVSVVLKEAVRLWYPGATAPVPFPRVFIDKQYTLEVFGGTITIGSTALLMIAVSIVGAVVLQTYITKSRMGRAMRATAQDPDTARLMGVNPNRTIVLTFVIGAALAGIAGVLYGIQITNVDTEVGFLYGIFAFTAAVLGGVGSIKGAVIGGFAIGIVKTLSGQYMPGGTQYDLVWIFVILIAVLVFRPQGLFGEPERVRA
- a CDS encoding MerR family transcriptional regulator, which translates into the protein MLPFLTKQCITGVPVPDVRVCAALCRQGPVTVAPRKEILERHRDDVRERIRQLLGCLDILDYKIDNYDRLARSQEASA
- a CDS encoding aldo/keto reductase, with protein sequence MNTRLLRDLRVGAQGLGCLGMSGFYGKTDDTESIATIHAALDNGVTLLDTADMYGPHTNEVLVGKAIADRRDQVVLATKFGVVHDPANAKARNLRGDAAYVRTACEASLKRLGVDHIDLYYQHRVDPNTPIEETVGAMAELVREGKVRHLGLSEAGAQTIRRANAVHPITALQSEWSLWTRDLEDEVLPVARELGIGIVAYSPLGRGFLTGRFTSRADLPEGDQRDQFQPRFTEGNFEQNLGIAERLRAMAAERGVTAGQLALAWVHSRGVDVVPIPGTKRRTYLLENLAAVDLILTPEDIKALEAAVPTPAGARYLPEYLSTTNR